TGCGTTTAATCGGTTTTATTCTGTTTATGCTATGTCAGAGCGTATTTGCTAAGCAGGAAGTGGTGTTAATATTACCATCGCAGATGGATGGTGGACATACGTACTATCATGAACTTCTTTATCGCTCCTTGTCTGATTCTGGTTACGGTGTCACAATTAGAGTGCCACAAGAACATATTCCCCAAAAACGATCGATAAAAATGGTGGCGAGTAATCAGTTGTCCCTAACTTGGCTGTTGGCTACTGAAGATAGGAACAATGAATATGTACCCGTCAAAGTACCACTAACTGATGGCATGATTGGTAAAAGGGTATTGCTTATACCTCCACAGCTACAAAGTGAGTTCAATAAAATTAATAACCTCAATGATTTGCAAAGGTCGAGGTTGGTCGCAGGTTTGGGGATCCAGTGGTTTGACGTTGATGTATGGAACGCCAATCAGCTCCCCGTGTTCTTGCAAGATGGAGAATGGCGTTCTTTATACTCAAAACTTTCACCCAAAGGTAAGGTCAATTACTTCCCCAGAGGCATGACCGAAATACTCGGTGAGTCCTCTCAAAATCCTCATTTAGCGATAGAACAGCGTTTACTTCTAACTTACGAAAAGGACTTTTATTTCTATCTATCTGAACAAGCGGCACACTATCAGCCCATTATTGAGAAAGCGTTACTGCAGGCCAAACAGAGTGGATTGATGGACCGATTGCTGAAAAAATACTGGCAGGCGACATATGAACAAATTCAGCCAGACCAGCGAGTAGTGATAAATCTACGTTTACCTGAGGGTGGATCTCACAAATAGCAGCCTGTTTCCATATAAAAACTGACAGATTGACCAAGTTAGCGTATAAATTCTCTAAGAGTTTCATGCGGTTCTTCTGTGGTGGGAGTAGTTAAAGCGAAATGGAAAGTGTTTTTATCATCGTTGTTTTGTTGGTTTTGTTTTTTGTGTTTGTACAAAAGCGTTATCTAAAACAAGATGAGCTCAAAGACAGTAGTTATAAAAAAAAAAGGCCCGTTAATGAATATGCAGGAATCGGCGTTTTATAACGCTTTGATAACTGCTGTTGGTCAACACGGAGTGGTGATGTCAAAAGTGAACATGACGAATATCGTTGCACCGCTCGCCACCGACAAAAAACAATGGTTTATTGCTAACAATCGGATTGCTAAAAGTTATTTTGACTATGTGGTCTGCGATCCACGAACATTACAAGTGCGTGTCGCCATCGAACTCGATAACGGAAGAGCGTTAGATAAAGGTAAGATAGAGCGGCAGAAACTATTGATGCACGTGTGTAAGTCGTCAGGTATTCCTCTGATTGGTACCTCAGTGAAACACAGCTATCAGGTGGGTAAACTAAGGCGTCTTCTAGCTTCTCATATTGATCTCATAGAGCCTGAAAAAAGAGATTCGTTTCTGCAAACGGTGCGGAAGCCCAATGGTGATAAAGACGGCTTCTCAAGGAGAATTCAAAGGTCGGCGCTTTTTTACCTGCAGCCGTCAACCTCAGTGTACTTATACAGAAAATTACAATGTTGTGTTCGATGAAGATGGCGTGGACGAGTGACCACTGGTAAGCAATAGCCATCAAGAGCAGGTAATGATGGTTTGTTCTTTTTCATTGCAAACCATGACTTGATTGCGTCCATTCTTCTTCGCTTTATACAGCTCTTTGTCTGCTTCTTTTAGTACGCTATCTAGGTTGTTGTAAAGATCACATTGATAAATCCCAATACTTGCCGTGAGATAGATAGGTTGTTCTTTGCTGTTGAATTGATAGCGTTCAATTGCCATACGGATTTGTTCAGCCTTAATCATAGCATGTTGGATATTGGTGTTGTGTAAGGCTATGCAAAACTCTTCACCACCAATACGATACACTAAGTGCTCATCACTCAACCCATCAATTAAGGCGGCTGTCTGCCTCAGCACCTTATCGCCAACATCGTGACCGAATTCATCATTGACCTGTTTAAAGTAATCCAAGTCCAAAACCAGAAGTGACAAGGGTAAGGTTTCGCTTTCCTGTCGGTAGCGTTCAAAATTATGAATAAGGGCATGGCGATTATAAACACTAGTGAGCGCATCACGTGACGCAAGTTGACCCAGTGAAGCTTCTGATGTTTTCCGCTTAACTTCGAGAATGTGGCTGGCTAACCATACACTCAGGTAGGCGAAGGTAAAATTAATGATGAGATCAAAATAGCCCAAAAAGCCATCATTGAGCGATTTGTCAACCACGATCAGTAGCTGGCTAATGAAGCCTATTAGTGTTGCGATAAATCCGTAGCGTTTACCAAGAATAAGGTAAAAAAGAACGGGATAAAGGAAGCTCCAGAGGAACACTCCATTCTCTATCGGATACACACGTGTGGTAAAACAAACCAAACTGATGATGCTATAGACGTAGCAGTTTGAAAGCAAAAGAGAAGCAGAGCTTCGGTAGCTGTTCAAAGCGATATAGAGAGAAAAGCTACAAAAAAGGCTCTGAGTGATTGCTAAGAGATGATAAACGCCAAAAAACACATTAAGTGTGGCAATAATCAACGACATTAGGGCAAGAAGCATACTTAGCCAGAACAAGACTGCTCGACGTAATTGTCTGGAAGGGTTAAATATGTCAAGCTCCATCTTGAGTAGCCTTTGTAGGAATATGCCTAAGTACGAATATCAGACAATAGTATGCTTTTCGTATCGGGAATCAAGCGTAAGACTGAATAAAGATCACACTTTAAAGACTATAAATGATACGGCGTATTAAAAATGTACAAGTGTTATGTGCGCAAGTTAATGTAATGTATATAAATTAGTCAATTTATATCATATTTTAACTAGTCTCGAATTAATCGTAAAATTATCAAATAGTGAACCGGGGTCACTGTTTTGGATGGCTTTCATTTCGTATTTTGAAAAACAAAAATGCGACAAAATATCGATAAATACTACTTTGAGACTTAAGATGGCTTAAGTTTGTATCATTGATAAGACTATTGGGCAGATTTGACCTGATTTTAATGACTTCTTTGTAGTTACTGGATGGAAGATAAGAAGTCGAAGGCTCGCAACTGTTGAACTATTTCACGTAACGCTCCAGAGCTTCTCTGCTGTTGACAACATGGCGTAAAACACTTTATTGACAAGGAGGAGGTTTCGCCACGTAAGCTTGTGTCTTCTTTAAAGCACCGAGCATCCGTTTCATCTCTATCTTATCTGTTATTTTCGTGTCTGAATCATGAGAAACCCAACTGCTGCATGAAAATAACTGTTACTATGCTTGCGTCATTGATTAAACAGGATTCCTGATGGAAAAAGTCGCCATTTTCGTTGATGTCCAGAACATCTACTACACAACACGAGAAAAGTACCGCGCAAACTTCGACTACAATGAGTTTTGGTACGTTGCGACGGAAGGTCGAGACGTCACTGAAGCTCACGCGTATGCGATTGCTTCACATGATCCCAAACAAAGACAGTTTCATCATATCCTTCGTGGTATTGGCTTTAACGTTAAACTGAAGCCATTTATTCAACGGCAAGATGGCAGTGCCAAAGGGGATTGGGATGTGGGTATTGCTTTGGATGTGTATGAAGCTGCCAGCAAGGTTGACCGAGTCATTCTGTTATCTGGAGATGGCGACTTTGACGTACTAGTCAAACGTGTCCAAGAAAGGTTTGGAACCAAAGTGGATGTGTATGGTGTACCGGGCCTTAGCGCACAGTCGCTAATCGACGTGTGCGATAAGTTCATTCCGATTGAAGAGGAGTTATTGCTCAGACGAACCTGAGTTTGCGCTTTCTTCATTTTCTGCTTGTGCAGCGGTTTGCTGTTCTTTTTCTTCAGCTTCAAGCTTTGCTCTTTCCGCCTTAGAAATGTAGCGAGGCTTGTTGCTTTTATGTAGCTTAGCGTTTTGCTTTTTCTGCTTCGCTTTTAGGATCTGGTTAATTTTCTTCTTACGGTTCATCGTTGTCGCCCAGTATTCAAAGGGGGCGCGCATAGTAACAGACTTTGTACCACACTTCACCTTAACAAGATTATCTGCCGTTTGATGAAAGAGATCTGACGTTAGTACGGTCTGGTTAAATCATTGAACAATCGATTTGTTTCTTGCTCAGTGAGTAAGTCGTATCAGGGGAAGACTATGTGGATAAAGAAAAAACATCGCTGGGCGGTATCTGAAAACGAGGCAACACCAGAGTCGGTGTATAAAGAGCGACGAGACATTTTAAAAAAACTAGGTATTGCTGTCGTCGGTGTGCCGTTGGCGGCGAACTCTCAGGCGGGTGTTTTGGATCTGTTCTCATCAAAAGAGGAGCCTGTTCAAGACCGCCGTATTGATTTATCTGCCTCAAAGCCCGATAAATACCAAACTGATCTTTCATTAACACCTCAAGACAAAGTACTGAAGTACAATAACTTTTATGAGTTTGGAACAGGGAAGTCTGATCCTGCGGAGAAATCAGGTAGCTTTGTTTCCGACCCTTGGAGTGTCAAAGTGGATGGGTTAGTCGGTAATCCGATAACGTTGAACTATGAAGACATCTTCAACAAGTTCACACTCGAAGAGCGCATCTATCGCCTAAGGTGCGTAGAAGCATGGTCAATGAATATACCTTGGATTGGCTTTCCGTTGTCTGACATCATCAAAATGGCCAATCCGAAGAGTGAAGCGAAATACGTTGCTTTTGAAACCCTTTACGACCCTGAGCAGTTCCCCGGACAAAACTCTTGGGGCGGTAGTATCGATTACCCCTATGTTGAAGGCCTGAGACTAGATGAAGCGATGAACCCGTTAACGCTTATCTCAGTAGGTTTGTATGGCAAAACCTTAGCTCCCAAAATGGCGCACCTTTGCGCTTAGTTGTGCCATGGAAATATGGCTTCAAGAGTATTAAATCTATTGTGCGTATTCGTTTGACCGATCAAGAGCCACCAACCACTTGGAATAGACTCGCACCCCATGAATACGGTTTTTATGCCAACGTGAACCCACAGGTCGATCATCCGCGATGGAGTCAGGCTAGCGAACGTTTTATTGGCGAAGGTAACTTATTTAGCAGCCGCAGACAGCCTACATTGATGTTCAATGGCTATGAAGAAGAAGTCGCACATCTCTACAAGAATATGGACTTAAGGAAGTTCTATTGATGCGGTTGTCTCCGAAGGTGATTACATGGCTGAAGGTAGTTATCCATAGTGTGTCTTTGAGTTTCTTGCTGCTGTTGGTGATCAAGGCTCTCGGGGGTGATTTAGGTGGAGACCCGGTACAGGGAATCATCCACTACACGGGTATCAGTGCGCTCAATACGTTGATTGCTTCTTTATTGGTCTCGCCATTAGCGAAATGGACCAAGCAAGGGGCGTTAGTCAGAGTCAGACGATTGGTTGGGCTATATAGCTTTTTCTGGGCGGTATTACATTTAGTCGCCTATGCGACGCTGGATCTGGGTTTGGACTGGAGTTTGCTGGCTTCGGAGCTCACAAAGCGTCCTTACCTCACCGTAGGTGGAGCTGTGTGGCTGATATTGTTGTCGCTGTCTGTAACATCGACCAAAGCGATGCAGCGTAGACTGGGAGCAAAATGGCAAAAGCTACATAATTGGGTTTATTTAGCCTTGCTGCTTGCACCGATACATTTCTACTGGTCGGTAAAGTCTGAGGTCACTGAACCAACAATCTATATTCTGATAGCCCTTGTGTTACTTGGTATTCGTTGGAAAACTCTTAAACAACGAATACTTCGCTAATCGTGTCAGGGAAGTGTTGAAAAGCTAGCAAACCAAACGGTTTGCTGGCCTTTTTACTAGTCCGAGATAATGGCGTAGCCGCGGTATCTGTCGACATCAATTGTATTCATCGCTTTGATCATGCTGGTGGCATCAACCCAATGCCATAGATAGTCTGCGTTGTTAGGATCTAAAATGAGAAATGAATCCGAACCTCCATCATAAGCAGCCACTGGCGCGTAATGCCCCCTCCTTTTTGCTCGACGCCTTTTCGAGCGTAGTTTACCACCAGATAATGTTCTGGCTGATTCAGTGCCGTGACCATATTGGTCTTAATTGTGTCGATATCGTCAATGTTTTGTAGCTCGTAGCTGACAACTTTAGCTCCATTGGATTTAACCAGATCGACAAATTGAGAAAGCTGCAACCCATAGTCGTTAAACTGGCTGCCTTTCGCGGGCTTGCCTAGAATTTCAATTCTGGATTTCGGTGAGTGGATTAACACGGTGTTTTGAGTATAACGGTGAAATAGGGGAGACCAGCTGACATAGGATTTATCTGAATGTTCGACATTGCCACCGCCATTTGGCAGGTAGCCGGATTCCAACGTTGAGAACTGACTTGAGTCAAATGGAATTTGCTCTGGTGTCCTATCAACACGCAGTGCATTAAGTACCATCGCGGCCGATGCGACACCGCAAAACATTTTGTTTTCTTGCGGTTGGTAGTAAACCGAAAGGCGAGTAAAGTCTGTTTTGTTCTCTGACGACATCAAACGTGCAAAAGAGTCTGGATTGTCCCAATAGACAATAGTTGCCGCCAAAGCCTTGATACTCCAGCCAATAATCAATGTTGCCAGAGACAATTTTATAGCGTGTTTCATAGGGTAGTATTCCGATGAGGGTTATTGGGAAAAATAAATAAGAACGGTGCGATCTCGTGCACCGTTCGTCGTCTCTTTATGATTAAAATGTGTATTTTAGACCAACCGAAATGGTTGAGTTTTGGTTATCCAGACCGGCCCCGTTGGCTACGAAACTAGATACGCCAGTACTATTGTTAACAATGGTGGTATCCGCCTTCGCTTCAGAATATTTGGTATAAACATATTCGGCATATAGCTTCATGCTTGGCGTAAACTTGTAGCCGTAATTGAGTGATAACGATAGAAAGTCTGAATTAAAATCACTTTGCTCGTAGAAGGTCAGATTACGCATATTGTGGTGATCGACATCTCTCGCATCTACCCATGGACTCCATTTGAGTTGTACTCCGAAGTCTGATTTATCTAGCGTATATTCTCCCGTTAATCCTAGATATAGCACGCTGAATTCTTGTTTGTAGTCTATGCCCACTACGTTAGGGAACGAACCAACATTCGCCCCATTGTTGTAGGAATACGTGCCACCGATACCATCCCATTGAAAAAGATTATATTGGTAGCCTGCTAGAGCACCGACCTTATAGTTGTTTTGGCTAAGTAACCAGTAGATTGCATTGATGTCTATCTCATGAGCATCTCGTAGCTTAGTATCTGGACTTATAGAAATGTCTGTTGGTGACGACTGATTAGCATTGAGCCAATCGCGATCTTCCATATGAGCATCGCCATCGTCGGTCAATACAGACCAGAAGCTACCTGTTAGCGTCCACTTGTCATTGACGTCCCAAGCGGCCCCTAACTTGATGATCGGGACATTATGAATCTCCCAGTCAAGCTGACTTAGCTTTCTACCTGTACTGCTGCTGTAAACCAGTTCCGTTGATGAGCCATTTAAGACGCCAAAAGATCCTTCTAGCGTGACATTATTCGCATCGTCGGCTGCCATAACACTTGGGGCAAAAGCGAGTGGAATAAGCATCAAAGTTAACTGTTTCATGAATTTTTCCGTACTCTGATATGGCAATAAATTTGCCAAATAATTTAAGGTTGATGAATTTCGCCAGATTATTATTGTTACTAATCAATAGGGAATTTCGACGGAAGTATAGAAATAGGACGCAAAAAAAATATCAGGTGTTTACCTGATATTGAGGCAGTGAAAAGCGAAGCTCTGATTTGTGTTGCATCAACTTTCTTTGTCTCAGAGTTGATTGGCTTTGAATAGCAATGATAAAGATTAAAGAGTGAGGAATCCTAAACTAATGAAATTATTAGTTTTATTTGCCTATCTGTGTAATAAAGTCGCCTGTTCTTGAAAGTCAGTTTTATGCGTGAAGGCAATAGTGACTTTGTAAATCGAATGGAGGTATTCCTAAAGGTCTTGGGTCCAAGCTGCTGTTAAAAAATAATGTTATGTTTACATGATCGCAAAGTGAGGTTGATTGATTATGCAACAGACAACTCTGCAATTGATTGTGCTTTGTTTAAGCATGGTTCTCTTCTGAATTTCGATGACCATTTTGCAACGAAAAACTATTATCATTGTATTTAATTAACTGTTAACACTAAAAGTTCTAATAATTTAAAGTATTTTAAAATAAATTATAAATTTTTGATTGTTTTTTATTAATGTGAAGTTTAAATAAATTAGGTCTATTTTTAAACTTCTTATAGTGATGATTGTCCTTAATCCCTACTTATCCCATTTTATTGGAAAAATATTCTGTTACTAGGATCGTAGATGATAATTAAATATGATTTTTAATAATATTATAAATAATTTTTTTCAAGTGCATCAGTTGATACTGTTAGTGTTTTTACTAAGCATCGTGGTTGGCCTATCAGGCTGTGGTGATACCTGGGAACTAGCAAAAAACGAAGTTGATGATCGAAGATCTGACTATAAGGGTGTCGATACTATAAACATCGTTGATAGTGGCCCTGTGGGTCGCATCCCCGACGGTGTGAATGCACCAACACTTTATTATCAATTTACTCGAACATCATTACCACTCAACTCTGCTCCTCATCTTCAAAGGTTTAATCAAGAGTTGTCAGGGAGGCCTTTTCAAATAGAGGTATACCTTCAGGATGGAGATCTTAAGCTGCAAGATGTCACCATAGAGTGTTATGTAATGTCGTCTCACAAGACTGCAATGGAGAGCCTTGCTATACGATCAACTCTGAAGGTCGGTTGATTGCTGGGGCCAAGGACAAATTTAGTGCTCAAGCTGAGTACGATGGATTGTTCAGTCCAGTGATTTTGTTTGATATGCCAAGAAAGTTGGAAATGTGTGGAGCAGTAGGTAATACCGATAAGATCAATGATACACAAGAATGCTTACGCATTGTCATGGGCAGTTCTGGGCAAGCATATGGAAAATGGTTTACCAAACCACCTAGGATGAGCGTGATGCGCTACATGTGGTATTCGTCTGATAACACAATGTATTATAACTCAGGCTATACGCACGTGGGTTTTACGATCGATGGCGTAAGAGATTTAGGTTCCAATCAATTTGCCCTGATGAGAAATGACGGAGGTGACCAGAATGCAAAGGACTCTGGCCACGCTATCAAGCTGGATGAATCTGGGCAGCATGCTCGCTATTGTGCGGATTTAGCAGAGATAAACTTTAATGGAAGAAGCAACTGGCGAAAGCCCAAAGTTGAAGAACTGACCGAATTGATCTCCATGTCTATCGGTTCAACGTATGGTTGGCCAGTGTACAATTTTTATTCGTCTGATATGGCATATATTCAGCCGAAATCTAAGGGTGGGCTTCATTTCATTAGTGTCGATGCTCAGACAGGACAGAAGTTCATCTTGCTACCCGAGCAGCGTGTTTACGCAACCTGTGTTTCAGAACCATAAAAAATGGGGTGCAAAGAGTCACCCCAAAAGCATACAGCTAATCACATCTAATTCTCCAAACTAGCCAAAGTCTGGAAAGGAAGCGACGACAAACGACGAAAAGTGAGCTATTGCCGTCACCCCATCAAAGTAAGTTACATTCGCATACAGCCATAGATAACTTATTAACTATTATTTATTCTTACAAATAATATTTGATCGATTAAATAATGATTAATTCGTAATTTATGATTATTGTTCTTGTTAGGTTTATAAAATGGCAAAGGGTTTTTTCTCTACTCTTTTTGCTAAGCGATTAATGCCACTCTTATTTATTATTACTGGAATAGAAGATATGACTAATTGCAGTGCAGGAAGCAAAAAAAAATGGCTTGATGAGAATGTATTTGAATCCGCGAAAAAAAGAGTTTCTTATATTTTTGATAACTTTAATCATTTCTATGTTTCTTTTTCTGGAGGAAAAGACTCTGGTGTATTGCTTAACTTAGTTATCGAAGAAGGGGAGCGAAGAGGGCGTCTGCCCATTGACGTTTTAATAGTTGATTTTGAAGCTCAGTATATGGAAACGGAACGGTATATCAAACGCCTAATTGACACTAAGAAAATTCATCCATATTGGGTTTGTTTGCCGATCAGTTTGCGTAATTCGGTTTCTCAGTTTCAACCTAAATGGTTATGTTGGGATCCTGAAAGCAAACAACGTTGGATAAGAGAACTTCCCGATTCAGAGGGCGTCGTGAGTGACGGGCAAGCGTGGTCATTTTTCTATTCTGGTATGGAGTTTGAAGATTTTGTATTTGAGTTTGCCCACTGGTATCAGCGATGTAAGTCAGAGCAAATCGCAGTACTGATAGGCCTCAGAGCCGATGAGTCACTCAATCGCTATAGTACCGTAAAGAATCGCAAAAAAGGGAATTACCAAAATCATTTATGGACAACAAAAATGCAGCAAGATGTCTTCATGGCTTACCCTATTTACGATTGGAAAGTGTCGGATGTTTGGGTGGCCAACGGGCGTTTTGGCTGGGACTACAACCATATTTACGATTCAATGCAAAAAGCCGGCGTTCCACTTTCTCAACAGCGACTATGCCAGCCTTTTGGCGATGAACAAAGAAAGGGCCTGTGGTTATATCAAAAGCTTGAGCCAGAAACTTGGCTCAAGTTACTTTCAAGAGTTGAAGGCTGTAACTTTGGAGCTCGTTATACCAAAGAACAGGGTAGGATTCTCGGCTACTATCGTTTTGAGCTACCAGAGGGGTTTACCTACCGTACTTACAGTAAGTACCTACTGAAAACAATGCCTCCCCACTTGGAGAAGCACTATCGTGAGAGAATATTCAAGTTTTTGTGGTGGTGGCGAAAACACGGTCCGAAAAAAGGGATTCGATGTATTCCTGATTTAGCAGACAGTAAACTTGAATCAAAAAAACAAGTTCCGAGTTGGAGGAGGATATGTAAAGTGTTGATAAAAAATGACTATTGGTGCCGAGGGTTGTCTTTTGGTTACAATCGAACTATTGATACGACACATCGCAATATGAATGCACGCGATACAATTTAGGGAGGCAGACTAACATGACCCCTGAAACTAACTCCTTGTTCAAGCAGGTTAGCCGTTTAAATCAACAACTCGATAATATCGAAACCTGGGTTGAGTTATACAATAGTATGACATCTTGTCTGTTTAAAACCATTCCAGCGCTTCCTCCTGTTTGTAATGTTCGACTATTGCCTGTCAATCTTATCGAGTCCAATAGTTATAACCCCAATAAAATGGCCCGACCAGAAGGCAAACTTCTAAAACAATCGATTGTAATAGATGGGTTAACGATGCCAATCATCGTTAACCAGTTAGGGCAAGCTGAGAGCTATATTTTGATCGATGGTTTTCACCGTTTTGAACTACTGAAATCTCATCCTGAACTTCAACCTATCCCAGGTTATATACCGTGTGTTGTTTTTCATAAATCCATAGAAAACAGTATGTCGACGTCAGTAAGGCACAACATTGCTAGAGGGGTCCATCAGGTTGAGCTTACCTCTAGTTTGGTGATTACGCTACGCCAACTTGAATGGAGTAACGAACGAATTTGTAAAGAGCTTGGAATGGATAATGATGAAGTCCTGAGAATGCAGCAAGTCAGTGGCTTAGCGGCTGAATTCAAAGATCAGAAATTTTCAAAATCATGGGAATGACATCGACGAAATGTCTCAAGTTTCTACATTTTTCAATCTATTGTTGCACTGAATATTCTGCTAAAGAAATCAAGAAATATCTTTTGTAAATCGTTGTGTCTGTCTGCGTACAATTAAGTGTGTATGCTGCTAGCTCGAGAGTCTATTTCGCATCTAAGATCAGGCAGGACGGCTGCGGAACATTTTGTTATCAAGGTAGGCGCTACGATACTGTCTAGCCATGGTAGGAGGTTGACAAATTTTATTTCCCTGTTGATAAAAAGTTTGTCCTTTTTAATCATACGCCTATATCACTCTCAAATGAGTTATTAATCACATGAGGTATTTCAAGTAACGTACTTTTCAACCCAAGCTGGAGGAATGTTTTATTTAATTAACAATAGCTTAATTGTTTAAATGAGCTGCCAACATTCTTTTGATTGAAAACGAATGGCATCAGCCTCTTTCAGGATAGCTTGAATTTTGGGTCAAACTACCGAACCGATCAATTATTAATTTAATAATTAATTAACAAGTAATTATTTTTTTTAACACAGGTCCTGACGCTAGAGTTACACCTCTGGCGTTTTTATTTTTCAAGACGACCAGAATAAAACTTAGGACATCTGGACAAATACAGGAAGGTAAAATTATGGATTGTGTTGAAAGTAATACTCAAAGTAAAAAGAAGCCATCGGTATTCGGGGAGCCTGTATCATTGCGTGTGTTTGTGTAGGAGCTGGGATGTTAGGCTTACCAGCTGCGGGTGCTGGTGCATGGACTGTGTGGTCTTTTATTGTGCTGAGCCTAACGATGCTGATTATGTCTGCAAGTGGCTGTTTA
This window of the Vibrio neptunius genome carries:
- a CDS encoding GGDEF domain-containing protein, whose amino-acid sequence is MELDIFNPSRQLRRAVLFWLSMLLALMSLIIATLNVFFGVYHLLAITQSLFCSFSLYIALNSYRSSASLLLSNCYVYSIISLVCFTTRVYPIENGVFLWSFLYPVLFYLILGKRYGFIATLIGFISQLLIVVDKSLNDGFLGYFDLIINFTFAYLSVWLASHILEVKRKTSEASLGQLASRDALTSVYNRHALIHNFERYRQESETLPLSLLVLDLDYFKQVNDEFGHDVGDKVLRQTAALIDGLSDEHLVYRIGGEEFCIALHNTNIQHAMIKAEQIRMAIERYQFNSKEQPIYLTASIGIYQCDLYNNLDSVLKEADKELYKAKKNGRNQVMVCNEKEQTIITCS
- a CDS encoding NYN domain-containing protein, yielding MEKVAIFVDVQNIYYTTREKYRANFDYNEFWYVATEGRDVTEAHAYAIASHDPKQRQFHHILRGIGFNVKLKPFIQRQDGSAKGDWDVGIALDVYEAASKVDRVILLSGDGDFDVLVKRVQERFGTKVDVYGVPGLSAQSLIDVCDKFIPIEEELLLRRT
- a CDS encoding DUF2986 domain-containing protein encodes the protein MNRKKKINQILKAKQKKQNAKLHKSNKPRYISKAERAKLEAEEKEQQTAAQAENEESANSGSSEQ
- the msrQ gene encoding protein-methionine-sulfoxide reductase heme-binding subunit MsrQ codes for the protein MRLSPKVITWLKVVIHSVSLSFLLLLVIKALGGDLGGDPVQGIIHYTGISALNTLIASLLVSPLAKWTKQGALVRVRRLVGLYSFFWAVLHLVAYATLDLGLDWSLLASELTKRPYLTVGGAVWLILLSLSVTSTKAMQRRLGAKWQKLHNWVYLALLLAPIHFYWSVKSEVTEPTIYILIALVLLGIRWKTLKQRILR
- a CDS encoding omptin family outer membrane protease — its product is MKQLTLMLIPLAFAPSVMAADDANNVTLEGSFGVLNGSSTELVYSSSTGRKLSQLDWEIHNVPIIKLGAAWDVNDKWTLTGSFWSVLTDDGDAHMEDRDWLNANQSSPTDISISPDTKLRDAHEIDINAIYWLLSQNNYKVGALAGYQYNLFQWDGIGGTYSYNNGANVGSFPNVVGIDYKQEFSVLYLGLTGEYTLDKSDFGVQLKWSPWVDARDVDHHNMRNLTFYEQSDFNSDFLSLSLNYGYKFTPSMKLYAEYVYTKYSEAKADTTIVNNSTGVSSFVANGAGLDNQNSTISVGLKYTF
- a CDS encoding DUF1566 domain-containing protein, with the translated sequence MLCNVVSQDCNGEPCYTINSEGRLIAGAKDKFSAQAEYDGLFSPVILFDMPRKLEMCGAVGNTDKINDTQECLRIVMGSSGQAYGKWFTKPPRMSVMRYMWYSSDNTMYYNSGYTHVGFTIDGVRDLGSNQFALMRNDGGDQNAKDSGHAIKLDESGQHARYCADLAEINFNGRSNWRKPKVEELTELISMSIGSTYGWPVYNFYSSDMAYIQPKSKGGLHFISVDAQTGQKFILLPEQRVYATCVSEP
- a CDS encoding DUF3440 domain-containing protein: MTNCSAGSKKKWLDENVFESAKKRVSYIFDNFNHFYVSFSGGKDSGVLLNLVIEEGERRGRLPIDVLIVDFEAQYMETERYIKRLIDTKKIHPYWVCLPISLRNSVSQFQPKWLCWDPESKQRWIRELPDSEGVVSDGQAWSFFYSGMEFEDFVFEFAHWYQRCKSEQIAVLIGLRADESLNRYSTVKNRKKGNYQNHLWTTKMQQDVFMAYPIYDWKVSDVWVANGRFGWDYNHIYDSMQKAGVPLSQQRLCQPFGDEQRKGLWLYQKLEPETWLKLLSRVEGCNFGARYTKEQGRILGYYRFELPEGFTYRTYSKYLLKTMPPHLEKHYRERIFKFLWWWRKHGPKKGIRCIPDLADSKLESKKQVPSWRRICKVLIKNDYWCRGLSFGYNRTIDTTHRNMNARDTI
- a CDS encoding ParB N-terminal domain-containing protein produces the protein MTPETNSLFKQVSRLNQQLDNIETWVELYNSMTSCLFKTIPALPPVCNVRLLPVNLIESNSYNPNKMARPEGKLLKQSIVIDGLTMPIIVNQLGQAESYILIDGFHRFELLKSHPELQPIPGYIPCVVFHKSIENSMSTSVRHNIARGVHQVELTSSLVITLRQLEWSNERICKELGMDNDEVLRMQQVSGLAAEFKDQKFSKSWE